Below is a window of Flavobacterium sp. CFS9 DNA.
CGAACCCTCCGTTTTTACTGAGGCTAAGACACTCGAGAACATTAGTTATTTTTTTTTTTAAAAAATTATCTTTTCACGTTGCTGTATCAATTCGGGTCAACACAAAAAACTATAAAACGGGGTTTGCCTAAAATATGTATGTTCCGCTCCCCTGGAGCTTTTTGATGCCGGAAAATTGCATTTTCTACAGATATTTCGCTCCGCTGGAGCTGTTTCAAAAAAGCATTCACCCCTAGCTTTTGTCCTTTCGACGGAGGAGAAACCGCACTTGAAACTCCGCAAAAAATATCTCCAATCTTTGTCGAATCTTTTGTGTGATTTACTCCGTCTATTCGCTATCGCTCGAGTCTCCTTTCGGCCGAAAAGACAAACTAAACGCAAAAAACAATTCATGTAATTCGCAGCAAAATTTAAAGCACAAAAAAAAACCCAAACCCCAACAGAAGTTGGAATTTGGGATTTAAAAATATTGGGATTTAAAATTATTACCCTACCAGATTAATGATTTTACCGGGAACAATAATTACTTTATTTGGTGTTCTTCCTTCTAACTGACGTAAAGTTCTTTCGTCTTTCATGACAATTTCTTCGATCTGCTCTTTCGTTAAATCCAAAGGCAGTTCGATCGTAAAACGCATTTTACCATTGAAAGAAACCGGATATTCTTTATTGGTTTCTATTAAATGTTTAGGTTCAAAAACAGGAAAATCAACTGCTGCTATTGATTCTTTATTCCCTAATTGCAACCATAATTCCTCTGCAATATGCGGTGCATAAGGAGAAACTAAAATTGCTAACGGTTCCAAAATTGCTCTCGAATGACAGTTTTGCGCAGACAATTCATTCACACAAATCATAAACTGAGAAACAGAGGTATTGAAAGAAAAACTCTCGATGTCTTCTGCTACTTTTTTGATGGTTTTATGCAATGATTTTAAATTGTCTTTTGTTGGTTCGTCGTTGTTTACGATTAAACCATTATCATCAAAGTACAATCTCCATAACTTTTTAAGGAAACCAAATACTCCCGAAATACCAGCCGTATTCCAAGGTTTTGCCTGCTCTAACGGCCCTAAGAACATTTCGTACAAACGCAAGGTATCGGCTCCGTATTCGTTACAAATATCATCCGGCGTTACCACATTGTAATATGATTTCGACATTTTCTCGACTTCACGTCCAACGATATATTTTCCGTTCTCGTCAAAAATAAATTCTGCCGTATTAAAATCTTCTCTCCAGTTTTTAAATCTTTCTACGTCCAATTCATCCGAAGAATTTACAAAATTAACGTCCACACGAAGCGGCTGTACATTCTGATCTCCGATTTTATTCTTCGAAACAAAAGTATTTGTTCCTTCTAATCTATACACATAAGCTGTCGTCCCTAAAATCATTCCCTGATTGATCAGTTTTTTGAATGGTTCTTCGGTTGGAGCAAAACCTTTGTCTTTTAAGAATTTGTTCCAAAAACGGGAATACAATAAGTGTCCGGTTGCGTGCTCGCTTCCTCCGATATACAAATCAACACTTTCCCAATAAGCCAAGGCTTCTTTGCTTGCAAATTCATTTTCGTTGTGTGCATCCATGTAACGCATCCAGTACCATGAACTTCCTGCCCAACCCGGCATGGTGTTCAATTCTAATGGAAATACCGTTGCATGATCTACTAAATCGGTATTGACAACTTTATTATTTGTTGTGTCCCAAGCCCAAACCGCTGCATTTCCTAATGGAGGTAAACCGTCTTCGGTTGGTAAATATTTCTCTACTTCAGGCAAAATGATTGGCAAATGCTGTGTATCAATCATTTTTGGAAGACCATTCACATAATACACAGGGAATGGCTCACCCCAATAACGCTGACGGGAGAAAACTGCATCACGCAAACGGTAATTGGTTTTTCCAATTCCCTGTCCTAATTTTTCTAACGCCGTAATAGCAGCCTGAGTAGCTTCTTTATAATTTAATCCGTTTAAGAAATCAGAATTGGCAATTTCAACGTTGTCTTTCGAACCATAAGCGGCTTCAGAAATATCAACGTTGGCAAAAATATTTTTGATTTCCTGCATTCCGTTCTGACCTTTAAAGAAATTTGCAAAAGCATAATCTCTTTCATCTCCGCAAGGAACAGCCATTACAGCACCTGTTCCGTATCCGGCCAAAACATAATCACCAATCCAAACCGGAATTGGCTCTTTCGTAAATGGGTGCTCTGCATAAGCTCCTGTAAATACTCCCGAAATGGTTTTTACATCGGCCATACGCTCACGCTCGGAACGTTTTGCTGTTTTTTCGATATAGGCTTCAACCGCCTCTTTTTGTTCCGGAGTTGTAATTTTAGCCACCAAATCATGTTCCGGTGCCAAAGTCATAAAAGTCACTCCAAAGATGGTATCAGGACGAGTGGTAAATACCTCAATAAAATTTGTTTCAGGTTTCACGTTTAAAGTTTCCTGACTTTGTGCATCAAGCTGAAACTTGGAACCTAAAACTTGAAACTTCACTAATGCTCCAACCGATTTCCCAATCCAGTTTCTTTGGGATTCTTTGATAGACTCACTCCAGTCAATTTCATTTAAACCTTGAAGCAAACGCTCTGCATAAGCAGAAATACGCATACTCCATTGGGTCATTTTTTTACGAATTACCGGAAATCCTCCACGTTCTGAAACGCCGTTTACAATTTCATCATTAGCTAAAACGGTTCCTAAACCAGGGCACCAGTTTACTTCTGTTTCTGCCAGGTAGGTCATTCTGTACTTCAAAAGAATTTCTTCTTTTTGATCATCAGAATACGATTTCCATTCTTCTGCTGTGAAAATCGCAATATTATCGTCGCAAACTGCTTCTACTAATTTATTTCCCTGTTCTTCAAAAACACCTATTAACTCTGTAATATCAAATGCTTTTTCCTGTCTTTCACAATACCAGGAATTGAACAACTGAATGAAAATCCATTGTGTATGTTTATAATAGTCCGGATTTGAAGTTCGAACTTCACGCCCCCAATCAAATGAAAATCCAATTTTATCCAACTGTTTTCTATATCCTGCAATTTGTTTTCCTTCTTTATCTACTCCACCGTCAATATTAACACGCGTGGTATCTTCCGGACGCTGTCCGGTTTGAATTGCATACTGTTCTGCCGGCAATCCAAAACTGTCGTACCCCATTGGATGCAAAACATTAAAACCCTGATGTCTTTTGAAACGAGAATAAACATCTGAGGCAATATAACCCAGCGGATGTCCTACGTGTAATCCTGCCCCGGAAGGGTAAGGAAACATGTCCAACACATAATGTTTGGGTTTTTCAGAATTATTCTTTGCTGCAAAAATTTGGTTTTCGGCCCAATATTTTTGCCATTTGGCTTCTATTTCGTTTGGATTGTATTTCATTTTGTGAGTTGCTGAGTTACGGTGTAACTGAGTTGCTAAGTGTTAATGCATTATGTAAATAAGATCGCAAATTTACATTTATTACAGATTGTAACAAAAGTATTTTAATACATAAAAATAAATTATAATTTACCTAATTGGCTATAATTATTTTTAAACACATAGAAACATAGATTTAAAACTCTCGAAAAGGCGTTTCACTTGTTTAAAACATACAGAGACCACTATGTGTTAGAAACATGTTTCTTTTACAATATTTTAAACACCTACAATCTATGTTTCTATGTGTTAAATTATTTTTTTTTGTTATTAATCCAGCGGTTTACAATTTCTTCATTTTTATCAATATAAAATACAAGTCTAAAATTGCTTATATTGTACGAAAGTTAAAACTTTGGCCGTTATTAACTTCATATAAAGAAATTCTTTATTATTTTTACCCCATAATTTAAGCAAACTATGAGTTCTAACTTTGATAAATTTCAAAAGCGCAGGTTAATTTCCTCTTATTTTTCGGTTGTATTAAGTGTATTTCTGGTTTTATTCCTACTAGGGGTACTAGGATTATTCATTATCAATTCTAAGAAACTGGCTAATGATTTTAAAGAAAAAATTGCAATGACGGTTTTCTTTAAAAACGAGGCTAATGACAGCGTGATAAAAGCTTTCCATACAGAACTAAAAAGAGCGCCTTTTGCAAGATCATTCGTTTATGTAACAAAAGAAAAAGCGGCAAAAGAACACACTGACATTATCGGAGAAGATTTTCTGACTTTCTTAGGTGAGAACCCATTATTGAATTCTTACGACATTCACTTAAAAGCGGATTATGTTGAAAGAGACAGCATCCTTAAAATAGAAAGCAAACTACGTCAAAACACCATGATTGAAGATATTGTTTACGACAAACAATTGGTTAATCTGGTAAACGACAATATCAAAAAAGTAAGTATGTGGATTTTGATTATCAGTGGTTTCCTTGCGGTTATTGCTGTTCTGTTAATCAACAGTTCCCTACGTTTATCTATTCATTCGAATCGTTTTATCATCAAAACCATGCAAATGGTGGGTGCCACAAAATCGTTTATCCGTAAGCCATTTGTAATGCGCAGTGTAAAATTAGGAATGTTAGGTGCAGGTCTTGCTATCATTGCGCTGATCGGACTTCTGTTCTATGTAGAAACTAATTTCCCGGGCTTGGGTATTTTAGAAGATAAAGCCTTAATCGGATTGGTATTGTTAGCCGTATTCGGATTAGGAGTTTTGATTACCTGGGTAAGTACTCACTTTGCTACACAGCGTTTCCTAAATTTAAGAACTGACGATCTTTATTAATTTTAGATTTTAGACTGTAGATTTTAGATTAAAAAAAAGGCCTTTGACTGTACTCAGGGTCACAAAAAAGACAAAATGAAAAACAACAATAAAGAAGAACAAACACCAAAACAAGAATTCCTTTTTGACGGAATTAATTACAAAATTCTATTAATCGGAATTGGAGTTATTGCCTTAGGCTTTATCCTAATGTCTGGCGGAGGAAGCAACGATCCGAATGTTTTTAATGAAGACGTATTTAACTTCAGACGTATTCGTTTGGCTCCAACCACAGTTTTAATCGGTTTTGGAATCACCATTTATTCTATTTTCAAAAAATCTAAATAGACTCTTTAGAAAACTTAGACGTCTAAGACGTCTAAGAAATCTAATAATCTAACAATCATAATAAATGAATACATTACAAGCTATCGTTCTTGCTATTATTGAAGGCATCACTGAATTTTTGCCTGTTTCTTCAACCGGTCACATGATTATTGCCTCTTCCTTTTTCGGAATTGCTCATGAAGATTTCACTAAACTTTTCACCATTGTCATTCAGCTTGGCGCGATACTTTCGGTAGTGGTTTTGTATTTCAAACGATTCTTTCAAACACTTGATTTTTACTTTAAACTTTTGGTTGCCTTTGTTCCGGCAGTCGTATTAGGCTTATTGTTAAGTGATTTTATCGATGGTTTGTTAGAAAATCCTGTTACCGTTGCTATTTCTCTTTTGATAGGAGGCTTAATTTTACTAAAAGTTGACGAATGGTTCAACAATCCAAATACAACTGAAAGCTCTTCTGAAATCACCTATTTACAAGCTTTTAAAATTGGTTTATTCCAGTGTATTGCTATGATTCCGGGAGTTTCAAGAAGCGGCGCCAGTATTGTTGGCGGAATGTCTCAAAAATTATCCCGTACCACAGCCGCAGAATTCTCTTTCTTTTTGGCTGTTCCAACCATGTTAGGTGCAACCGTAAAAAAATGCTACGATTATTACAAATCCGGATTCGAACTGACTCACGATCAGATTAACATACTGGTAATTGGAAATGTCGTTGCTTTTATTGTAGCACTTCTTGCTATTAAATCCTTTATTGGATTTTTGACTAAAAACGGTTTTAAAGTTTTTGGCTATTACCGAATCATTGCAGGAATCATTCTGTTGCTGATTCACTTTTTCATTCATCCTCTTACGATTATATAATGACTCCTGAAGAATATTTAGACGGACAGGTTTTACTGATTGACAAACCTTTAAAATGGAGTTCGTTTCAAGCTGTCAACAAACTAAAATACCTTTTAATCAACAAAGTCGGACTTCCGAAAAAGTTCAAAATTGGTCATGCCGGAACCTTAGATCCTTTGGCAACCGGCCTATTGCTAATCTGTACCGGAAAATTCACCAAGAAAATTTCTGAGCTACAGGGTCAGGCCAAAGAATATACGGGAACATTTTACATTGGAGCTACTACTCCATCTTACGATTTAGAAACCGAAATCGATCAGACTTTTCCAACTGATCATATTAACGAAGCACTGATTCATGAAACAGTGAAACAATTTCTGGGCGAAATCGATCAGAAACCACCCATTTTCTCTGCCATAAAAAAAGACGGTGTTCGTTTGTACGAGCATGCGCGTGCAGGAGAAACTGTAGAAATTGCGACTAGAAAAACCACCATTCATGAATTCGAAATTACCCGAATAGCCTTACCCGAGGTAGATTTTAGGGTGGTTTGCAGCAAAGGGACTTATATTCGCTCTCTGGCTTTTGATTTTGGAAAAGCGATGAATTCCGGATCGCATTTAACCGTTTTACGCCGAACTAAAATTGGCGATTACGATGTAAAAAATGCTATTGACATTACCCTTTTTGAAGAAAGTCTTCAGCAGGAATAAAGCATAACATTTTTTTGAACGCCCTTTAGTGAGGTCGTGTCTTTTTCTTTTTTGTACTTTAGTCGTAAGATTAAAAACCAAAACATGAAAAACCACTTTCTGCTGCTATTGCTTGTCTTCACAATCTCATCAAACAGCCAAACCGTTAATCAAAAAATTGTTTCTACTGATATTGATAATTTCTGGAAGGCTTACGATAAAATTGTCACCGAAAAAGACAGCATCAAACAATACTCTTTTTTAAAAGAACTGTATCTCGACAAAGCTACTCCGGGGCTAAAAAGCTTACTCGAGGTCCGAAATTATACTGCCAAAGACTACATCAATGCCATAAATAAATATCCTAAATTCTGGAATTCGCTAAAACCAAACACTTTAAATGCTGCCGAACTTTATCCGGAAATTGATGCCGATATTCACAAACTGAAACAAGCTTATCCCGATTTAAAACCATCCACTATTTATTTTTCGATTGGAGCATTTCGAACAAACGGAACCATTCAGGAAGATCGGGTTTTAATTGGGAGCGAACTGAGCCTTGCAGACGAAACTACCGTTATTGATGAACTTCCGGCGTGGAGACAACCCTTTTACAAAGAATACGAGCCGAGAAAAAACATTGCATTGCTCTGCACGCACGAATATGTACATACACAGCAAAAAGAACTGGTAGAAGACCTACTTTTGATGTGTCTTTATGAAGGTGTTGCCGAGTTTGTTTCCTGTAAAGTAACCAACAAAAAATCAAGCTCGCCTGCAATTGAATTTGGAAAAAGCAATCAACCAAAAGTGATCGAACAGTTTATCGTGGATTTGTATATCAAAAGCAACAATTATAACTGGATCTGGGGCGAAAACAGAAATCATTTAAAAGTTAGAGATCTGGGATATTATATAGGTTACGAGATCTGCGAACGTTACTACAATTCATCCAAAGACAAAACGAAAGCAATAAAGACTCTAATTGAACTTGATTACCACAATGAAAAAGAAGTCGCACGTATTGTAGACGGTACCAAATTGTTTCCGCAAAATCTAAAAAAACTACGCCAGAATTACGAAAAACAAAGACCTAGCGTTGTATCCATCTCTGCATTTAAAAACGGGAGTAAAAAAGTAAAATCGGGCGAAACTGAAATCACGATTACTTTTTCGGAACCGTTAAACGGGCGCAGTACGGGAATCGATTTTGGTCCACTTGGAGAGAACTTTTTCCCAAAAATAAACACAAACAGAATCTGGTCTGCTGATATGAAATCCTGGACTATTAAAGCTGATCTAAAACCCGGCCAACATTACCAAATTTTAATTTCGGATAATTTCAGAAAACAAAACGGAGTGAGACTAAAACCTTTTTTAATCGATTTTAAAACGGCGGAGTAAAATTTCGAAACCAATTTTATTAAATAGGCTGAAAGCCTAAGAACATCAGCATGGTGCAACGCACTATGCTATAGCCAGAGCTCTTTCAGAGCAATATATTTCAAAAGCATTCTATAAAAAACGTTAAAAACAAAAAGCACATTACTTCAGGAATCCCCATAGCAATGTGCCGACTTCTTACAAAGTAGTTCTATTTCATAAGCTCTGTTTTTTTGAAGTTAATAATGAGATATACTCTTTCCTCCAAACAACAAGCCCGAAACAAAATCGTAAAATCTTTCGAATAACTTTTTCATGTTAGTGTATTTTTTAATTGTTAAACATTAAATAAACACCAATAAAAAGAGTAAATAAGAAAATGAATAATAGAAGTGGGATTACTCCTGCAAGTTACAAAAAATTGAAGCAACACAAAATATTTTAGCATATTTTTTATTACTAAAATTCTTATTCACAGCAGGATACCCGAAAAATAAGGCTGTTCGACGATATATTTCTTAAAAACTTAAGGAATCTAATCCAACCATCTTAATCACATTTATCGACTTACTAAATATCAAAAAGCGGTTTGTTTTTAAGCTTCTCCAAGATTTTTGCTGATGGTAAATTATCTTTGTCTATAAAGGCTTTCATTTGGGGAATATTATCGCAAAAAATAATATCCAGAGAAAATCTATCCTTTCCATAAATACCACGATGGATCATATTGGCAGAAAAAATCAATAAATCTCCCCGATTCAATCTTACAATTTCTCCACGTTTTAAATCGTCACTTTGGAGACGGCCTTTCAAAGAATTCCTAACCTCAAACTCTTCCGGCAAATCCCATTCGCGATGTGTTGTTGGAATCAGTTCAATTCCACGTTCAGTTTTCATGGGAATTCTGAAATGAACTACATTTTGAGTTTTGATGGCCTCCTTTTGATCTTCGACGGACATTCCCGTATATTGTATGTCACGGTGCCAATAATTCTTCCGGGCTTCATCTTTTGGATCAAAAAAAAGCTGGGTATTCAAAAAAACAGGAGGTTTAGGAAAGATAACACTTAGTATTTCTTCAAACTTGTCCTGGGCAATAAATTCAAAAAGACTTGTTTTTTCTTCCTCAGTTAAACCATCACCCTTGGTTAGACTGTGACTGTTTAAAACTCCTTTTTCATAGCTTATTTCATTATCACGCAACCAAATTTCATGGAATTTAACTAATCCTTTTTCAATTACTGCCAGTTCATTTTCAGAAAAGAAATTCTCCAGAAATACGTATCCGTTTTGTTCAAAACTATTCATATTACTCCCTGATTTCCAGCACGCGCATGATATCCATAAGTTCATTTTGAGTACTTAGCCCTTTGTCGGTCAAATACCACAACTGCAAATCGGTTTTAATTTTTTCATCAATTACACCAAATTCCTTTTTATAATTTATCACTAACTCGATGGCTTCTTTTGGTCTCGGTCCCCAATCTGCACGGGCTATTCCGGTTTCTTTACAAATCACAATCACTTTTGGAATCGCTCTTCCGCCATTGGTCAGGTATTGATTCATTAATGCGTCATTCTCATCACGAAAAACGATTCGCAGGTCTATTTTTTTATGCGATGCTAAAGCCATCTTATTAATAATAGGAAGTATCTGTGCCGCATCGCCACACCAGCCTTCAGAAATCACCAGCCAGATGTAATTGTACTTTAAGTTTTCTAATTCGGAAACTACTTCATCCGAAACTTTCATGGTTTTCTCTAGTCGGTTCATCCTGGCCTCATTCAGCTTAGTGTAATTGGTTAAGCTTTCAGATTGTTCATTGCCTGTTGATTTCCCTTCCAGTAATAAATCGGTAACTATTTTTCGATATTCGGTATACGAATGACTATTGAATAATGCTTTGGCTATACTACTTTTCATGTTTAGGATTTTTTGAATTCTATAAAATTACAACTTTTAAAAGGACTTAAAGAATGACTTTTGTCACATTCGGAGAAATCCGAAAAATCACTATAAATTTAAAACGAAAAGAACTATTATTTTTTTTAAAACATTATTTCTAAAAATCAGAATATGTCTATATTTGCACAAATTAATGCAACACAAACATGAAATATAAAAGAATTCTTCTAAAACTTAGCGGAGAGGCCTTAATGGGTGATTTACAATACGGTATTGATCCGAAAAGATTAGGCGAATATGCAGATGAGATTAAGCAGATTCATGACAAAGGAGTAGAAATTGCTATTGTAATTGGAGGAGGAAATATTTTTAGAGGCGTTGCAGGTGCAAGTGCCGGTATGGATAGAGTACAAGGCGATTATATGGGAATGCTTGCTACTGTAATTAACGGAATGGCTTTGCAGGGAGCACTTGAAGACAAAGGAATGAAAACGCGTTTGCAGACTGCTTTGAAAATGGAATCTATCGCAGAACCATATATCAAAAGAAGAGCAGACCGTCATCTTGAAAAAGGAAGAATCGTAATTTTTGGTGCCGGAACCGGAAATCCTTATTTTACAACTGATACAGCTGCCGTTTTAAGAGGTATCGAAATCAATGCAGATGTGATCTTAAAAGGAACTCGTGTAGATGGTGTTTATGATTCTGATCCGGAGAAAAATGCATCAGCTGTGAAATTTGATTTTATTTCGTTTGATGATGTTCTTAAAAAAGGACTAAACGTGATGGATACTACAGCTTTTACTTTAAGCCAGGAGAACAAATTGCCAATCGTTGTTTTTGATATGAACAAAATTGGTAATCTTTTGAAAATCTGTGAAGGTGAAAACGTTGGAACAGTAGTTAATATCTAGACTACTTAGATTGTTGGAATATTAGATTATTCGATTTTTAAAAGTTGTAATACTCTTAACATAGACAATCAGACAAAAAAGAATACCTGTTGATTAAAATTTTAGATCTGCATTTTTTTGAATTTCTCGTAATCCAAAAATGTAACCATCTAAAAATCTAAAAAAATATTAGTTAGTAAATTTAGTGAGTTCCTTTTTTAGAAATCTAAAAAATCGAATAGTCTAAAAATCTAAAAATCTAAAAAAATGACTGAAGAAGTAGAATTTATATTAGACAGTACGGAAGAATCTATGAACGGTTCGATTGCGCACTTAGAGAAAGAATTTCTTAACATTCGTGCGGGAAAAGCTTCTCCGGCTATGTTGGGAAGTGTTTTTGTAGATTATTACGGAGCTGCAACACCACTTTCTCAAGTATCAAAAATCAGTGTACCTGATGCCAGAACAATTACATTACAGCCTTTTGAAAAAAACATGTTGTCTGTAATTGAAAAAGCGATCATGGTTGCCAACATTGGTTTTAATCCGATGAACAACGGAGACGTTATTATCATCAGTGTTCCGCCTTTGACAGAGGAACGTCGTAAAGAACTGGCAAAACAAGCGAAAGCTGAAGCTGAAGATGCTAAAATTGGTGTTCGTAACGTACGTAAAGACGCCAATACAGATATCAAAAAATTAGAAAAAGAAGGAACTTCTGAAGACATTTGCAAATCAGCTGAAGAGCAGGTTCAGAATTTAACCAATACTTACATCAAAAAAATCGATGAGTTACTGGCTGCGAAAGAGGCCGAAATCATGAAGGTGTAATCCTATTCAACACAAAATAAAAGTCCGTTTAGTTAAATTATAACTGAGCGGATTTTTTTATTGTTATTTTTGCATACCAAAAGTACAATTAGTCCGTTTTTGAAAACTATGACATTCTCTATGAAGCTATTCTGTTTGTTGACTTTGTTTTTCACGCTTACCATTCAGGCACAATTTCAAATAAACGGAATTGTAACGGACTCTAATAACAAACCTCTTCCTTTTGCTACCATTACAACTTCCGATAGCAATAATACCATCACGGATGTCGACGGAAAGTTTATTCTGAAAGCTCTTTCAAAACCGGAATCTTTTACCGTTTCCTACATTGGTTTTCAAACGAAGACAATTATAATCACTGATCACAAAACCTTTTACCCCGTTTTTCTTTTTCAAAAGACTGATGATTTAAAAGAAGTTGTGGTCTCCAACGAAAATCCGGCTCTTACGATCATCAAAAAGGTCATTGCGAATAAAAACAAAAACAATCCGCAAAAAAAGCTGAGCAGTTTCGAATACAAAAGCTACAATAAACTTATAGTAACAGCCAATCCTGATTCTATTGACGGTAGAATTGACTCTACAGCAACCTATAAAAATCTCGACAAGAAACGTATTAACATTGATTCTTCCGATTATAAATTCAAAGAAATCATCAGCAAGCAGCACTTGTTTCAAACCGAAAAAGTTTCACAATATCAGTTTGGTAACAACAGACTGAAAGAAACGATACTGGGCACGAAAATGTCCGGATTTAAACAGCCTATTTATGAGGTTATCGCTTTTAATCTCCAATCGATTTCGATTTACGATCCGAAATACGAACTGTTTGAAACTAAATATGAAAACCCAATTTCGAATAGTGCTTCTCAAAGTTACAATTACAAGATTCTGGATACTGTGAACATCAAAGGCCGGGACACCTATATGATTTACTTCAAAAACAAACAAAGAAGAAAATCATCCGGTTTAGAAGGAGTTTTGTATATCGATCAGGAGAACTTTGCTGTAGCTAAAGCGGTAATGCGTATCAAAGGGGTTCTGGATATTAGCGGAATTCATGAATTTGAATACGTACCCAGTGAAAAAATATGGTTCCAAAGCAACACTACTTTTAAAATTGTAAAAGGGAAAAACGATGACGATATTAAGATTTTAGGTGGTACAATTCAATTTGACGGAGATGTTGAGGATAATTTCGAACCCCGAAAAAAGTCGGCTTCCGATTTTACTTATCTGCTTTCTGAGAGTAACAACTTTGACATCCACTACAACACTACTGCCCCTATAAAAGATCCAGCGCTTTATATTGAAATTAAAGACGATGCCAACAAAAAACCGGAATCCTTCTGGGAAGAATACCGAAAAGAAGATCTGGACTTAAAGAGCCAAAGAACCTATCAGTTGATTGACAGCCTTTCGATAAAAAAAAGAATCGAAAATCGTCTGGGGCTTGGACGAAAAATCATCAATGGGTATTTACCGATTGGTCCTATAGATCTGGATTTAAAAAAGATTATCAGTTACAACAACTACGAAGGTTTCAGATTAGGGCTTGGCGGTATTACCAACGACCGTTTTTCTAAAAACTTCAGAATCGAGGGATACTCGGCTTACGGAACAAAAGACGGTCAGCACAAATACAGCCTGGGAGCAGGATTTTTATTAGACAAAAACACCAATACATGGGTAAACGGATATTATACCGATGATGTTCGAGAGATTGCAAGTACCATTTTTGCCGTTGACAAACGTGTCTTCAAAATTTACGATCCGCGTCCGATTAACATTAGTACTTTTTATCAATATGTGGGTTGGAAAGCTAATATTC
It encodes the following:
- a CDS encoding phytanoyl-CoA dioxygenase family protein, with the translated sequence MNSFEQNGYVFLENFFSENELAVIEKGLVKFHEIWLRDNEISYEKGVLNSHSLTKGDGLTEEEKTSLFEFIAQDKFEEILSVIFPKPPVFLNTQLFFDPKDEARKNYWHRDIQYTGMSVEDQKEAIKTQNVVHFRIPMKTERGIELIPTTHREWDLPEEFEVRNSLKGRLQSDDLKRGEIVRLNRGDLLIFSANMIHRGIYGKDRFSLDIIFCDNIPQMKAFIDKDNLPSAKILEKLKNKPLFDI
- a CDS encoding thioredoxin family protein; this encodes MKSSIAKALFNSHSYTEYRKIVTDLLLEGKSTGNEQSESLTNYTKLNEARMNRLEKTMKVSDEVVSELENLKYNYIWLVISEGWCGDAAQILPIINKMALASHKKIDLRIVFRDENDALMNQYLTNGGRAIPKVIVICKETGIARADWGPRPKEAIELVINYKKEFGVIDEKIKTDLQLWYLTDKGLSTQNELMDIMRVLEIRE
- the frr gene encoding ribosome recycling factor, whose product is MTEEVEFILDSTEESMNGSIAHLEKEFLNIRAGKASPAMLGSVFVDYYGAATPLSQVSKISVPDARTITLQPFEKNMLSVIEKAIMVANIGFNPMNNGDVIIISVPPLTEERRKELAKQAKAEAEDAKIGVRNVRKDANTDIKKLEKEGTSEDICKSAEEQVQNLTNTYIKKIDELLAAKEAEIMKV
- the pyrH gene encoding UMP kinase, which gives rise to MKYKRILLKLSGEALMGDLQYGIDPKRLGEYADEIKQIHDKGVEIAIVIGGGNIFRGVAGASAGMDRVQGDYMGMLATVINGMALQGALEDKGMKTRLQTALKMESIAEPYIKRRADRHLEKGRIVIFGAGTGNPYFTTDTAAVLRGIEINADVILKGTRVDGVYDSDPEKNASAVKFDFISFDDVLKKGLNVMDTTAFTLSQENKLPIVVFDMNKIGNLLKICEGENVGTVVNI
- a CDS encoding DUF5686 family protein; protein product: MKLFCLLTLFFTLTIQAQFQINGIVTDSNNKPLPFATITTSDSNNTITDVDGKFILKALSKPESFTVSYIGFQTKTIIITDHKTFYPVFLFQKTDDLKEVVVSNENPALTIIKKVIANKNKNNPQKKLSSFEYKSYNKLIVTANPDSIDGRIDSTATYKNLDKKRINIDSSDYKFKEIISKQHLFQTEKVSQYQFGNNRLKETILGTKMSGFKQPIYEVIAFNLQSISIYDPKYELFETKYENPISNSASQSYNYKILDTVNIKGRDTYMIYFKNKQRRKSSGLEGVLYIDQENFAVAKAVMRIKGVLDISGIHEFEYVPSEKIWFQSNTTFKIVKGKNDDDIKILGGTIQFDGDVEDNFEPRKKSASDFTYLLSESNNFDIHYNTTAPIKDPALYIEIKDDANKKPESFWEEYRKEDLDLKSQRTYQLIDSLSIKKRIENRLGLGRKIINGYLPIGPIDLDLKKIISYNNYEGFRLGLGGITNDRFSKNFRIEGYSAYGTKDGQHKYSLGAGFLLDKNTNTWVNGYYTDDVREIASTIFAVDKRVFKIYDPRPINISTFYQYVGWKANIQTKIIPKTEAVLEFSRTYVEPKFDYLFNYNGKLYSDYIMTTAMVSIVWAPFSAFMQTPTGRTETDKRFPRFTFQYTQSLPNVMENDFTFGKIDFKAEYEKKYLNGQKTSLLLQGGYATGDVPITHLYNTMPNNLTKENIIQRITFAGRNSFETMFFNEFFSSQYVFFQLKHGFDRIKILKKVRPSLVLVTRMAWGNMENPQQHVGPLYKTLDRGFFESGIELNKIYKGIGLGGFYRYGPNQLMRFEDNIAVKISYVLDLGL